From Paenibacillus sp. PK3_47, the proteins below share one genomic window:
- a CDS encoding collagen-like protein, whose translation MSFLSTGPIENSISSATGLRSTQQVTIKIDNLSDAAESTVLIQGYYMNGTRTLYVSQFLNVAPNQVITSDYFADFDAFEFLFTTQAVNPAEDPIQISFWGKDGSGQLVSAHRLVSSELLGEIPGITGPAGPTGATGAPGVTGATGATGAGVTGATGATGATGATGATGLGITGATGATGAGVTGATGATGADGVTGATGATGATGATGAGVTGATGVTGATGATGVGVTGATGATGAGVTGATGATGADGVTGATGATGVTGATGAGVTGATGVTGATGATGVGVTGATGATGAGVTGATGATGADGVTGATGATGATGAGVTGATGVTGATGATGVGVTGATGATGVSVTGATGATGADGVTGATGATGATGAGVTGATGVPGATGATGVGVTGATGATGVSVTGATGATGANGVTGATGATGATGVGVTGATGVTGATGVTGATGATGVGVTGATGATGVGVTGATGATGADGVTGATGATGVGVTGATGATGVGVTGATGATGVGVTGATGATGPDFASEGFSAFLPALSVTTSQQLTGWSVASPYYDSATFDQAAGNYTVPATGRYSIEATINYSTTAAISLSLGAGVDPAFVVRRTSPVTTDLVSGLFPLLNVNVALVLTLRTILGNGTVTMNGEFELNAGDVIGLFYAADGLTIPIDLGSSSAGIVWSVHRIA comes from the coding sequence ATGAGCTTTTTATCCACGGGTCCTATCGAAAACAGCATCTCATCAGCAACAGGCCTGAGATCGACCCAGCAGGTTACCATCAAAATTGACAACCTGAGTGATGCCGCGGAATCCACTGTTCTGATTCAGGGATATTATATGAACGGAACGCGGACGCTGTATGTCAGCCAATTTTTGAATGTGGCTCCGAATCAGGTGATTACCAGTGATTATTTTGCCGATTTTGACGCTTTTGAGTTTCTGTTCACAACTCAGGCTGTCAACCCGGCTGAAGATCCGATCCAAATTTCCTTCTGGGGGAAAGACGGCTCCGGCCAGCTCGTTTCAGCCCACCGGCTCGTTTCCTCTGAATTGCTCGGAGAGATTCCCGGCATTACCGGCCCGGCCGGGCCAACCGGCGCGACTGGAGCGCCTGGAGTCACCGGTGCAACGGGAGCCACGGGCGCAGGTGTAACCGGCGCGACTGGAGCAACCGGTGCAACGGGAGCCACGGGGGCGACGGGCTTAGGTATAACAGGTGCAACGGGAGCAACCGGTGCAGGCGTAACTGGTGCAACTGGGGCAACAGGTGCAGATGGTGTGACGGGAGCAACGGGAGCCACCGGTGCCACCGGTGCGACAGGAGCAGGCGTCACTGGTGCCACCGGAGTGACTGGTGCAACGGGAGCGACGGGCGTTGGGGTAACAGGAGCAACGGGTGCAACCGGTGCAGGCGTAACTGGTGCAACTGGGGCAACAGGTGCAGATGGTGTGACGGGAGCAACGGGAGCCACCGGTGTCACAGGGGCGACTGGAGCAGGCGTCACTGGTGCCACCGGAGTGACTGGTGCAACGGGAGCGACGGGCGTAGGTGTAACAGGGGCCACGGGGGCAACTGGCGCAGGCGTAACTGGTGCAACTGGGGCAACAGGTGCAGATGGTGTGACGGGAGCGACCGGTGCCACCGGTGCGACTGGAGCAGGTGTAACTGGTGCCACCGGAGTGACTGGTGCCACCGGAGCGACGGGCGTAGGTGTAACAGGGGCAACGGGTGCAACAGGTGTAAGCGTAACTGGTGCAACAGGAGCGACTGGTGCAGATGGCGTGACGGGAGCAACGGGAGCTACCGGTGCGACTGGAGCAGGTGTAACTGGTGCCACCGGAGTGCCTGGTGCCACCGGAGCGACGGGCGTAGGTGTAACAGGGGCAACGGGTGCAACAGGTGTAAGCGTAACTGGTGCAACAGGAGCGACTGGGGCAAATGGCGTGACGGGAGCAACGGGAGCTACCGGGGCGACTGGCGTAGGTGTAACTGGTGCCACCGGAGTGACTGGTGCAACGGGAGTGACTGGTGCAACGGGAGCGACGGGCGTAGGTGTAACAGGTGCAACGGGTGCAACTGGTGTAGGCGTAACTGGTGCAACAGGAGCGACTGGTGCAGATGGTGTGACGGGAGCAACAGGTGCCACCGGTGTAGGCGTAACAGGAGCAACAGGCGCAACAGGAGTAGGCGTAACAGGTGCAACAGGCGCAACAGGAGTGGGCGTGACAGGTGCCACCGGTGCGACCGGACCGGATTTTGCCTCTGAAGGATTCTCGGCATTCCTGCCTGCCTTGTCAGTTACAACCAGCCAACAGCTCACTGGCTGGAGTGTGGCCTCCCCGTATTATGACAGTGCTACATTTGACCAAGCTGCAGGGAATTACACTGTCCCGGCAACCGGCAGATATTCAATTGAAGCGACAATCAATTACTCGACAACAGCGGCAATTTCACTCAGCTTGGGCGCGGGGGTGGATCCGGCTTTCGTCGTGCGGAGAACTTCCCCTGTGACAACGGATTTGGTGAGCGGGTTATTCCCGCTGCTGAACGTTAACGTAGCACTTGTACTGACGCTGCGGACGATCCTGGGCAACGGGACGGTGACCATGAACGGCGAATTCGAACTAAACGCAGGCGATGTGATTGGTCTGTTCTATGCTGCCGACGGTTTAACTATTCCGATTGACCTGGGAAGCAGTTCTGCGGGTATCGTATGGTCTGTCCATAGAATCGCTTAA
- a CDS encoding DEAD/DEAH box helicase, protein MSKAMRNITVQLALSQYGDALIYGIDDRDDYVPGVQLKQRLFSWHEESFYGTELTLQNADGVDLVILPAEQVIPFFAELKLLRHVSWSWQGDAALLTELAPVIAGLLEERDYAPSLEAYREGQLQWNWDDKALALLAEGRGNVQAALLGLQQRPALSKGLRSAFSAAVFQRYYGTEAEAADLRSEYPLLFSSSGSAASAGMDDDSWLMSIGWKADMAPFRPALQLLEPDEAVGHWRLRLLLQDKRDESALVPLRLTGDGEPHGQWPAAWTPHVHERASGWLSRLRDSLPGHIGQGHDVLGEPLGDDIAWRFLTQDSRRLLEAGWQVLLPAWWEAASRKKPRLRAKISSGEGNRGGASLFGLDALVDFDWRISIGDADLSEAEFAELVARGERLVRFRGKWIPLDPALLAQIQRAMAGMDKSQGLSFQDVLQLHLLGSGDEQEAAEAAAEDAEEKAVRFRLEVELNEHLVRLIGQLGQRSEWPKPQVPAGLHAELRSYQHEGFAWLAFLRRFGLGACLADDMGLGKTVQLISYLLHLKELQTTAALDGSAQSAVRQTDPPDWPALIICPTSVLGNWQKELRRFAPSLNVMLHYGSRRLDAGYFYGAASQADVVLTSYATAALDQELLKQFTWAAVCLDEAQNIKNAGTKQSAAVRSFPALHRIALTGTPIENRLSELWSIYDFTNPGYLGSSKAFQDRFANAIEKERNAEKTADLQKLVKPFMLRRKKKDPSIQLDLPDKNEMKTYVHLTAEQAALYDQNVNGLLERMQKLEGIERKGAILAALTSLKQLCDHPLLLTKEALSDPDQEGALDTAALIERSAKLERLVAMVRELREENERCLIFTQYVGMGKMLQAVLQQELQEPVLYLNGSTSKSARDRMIEQFQTPAPPAGSPAASDLSGQPNVFILSLKAGGVGLNLTAANHVFHFDRWWNPAVENQATDRAYRMGQTRDVQVHKFISLGTLEERIDEMLESKQQLSDDVISSSEGWITELSTDALKDLFTLRREWMG, encoded by the coding sequence ATGAGCAAAGCGATGCGCAACATCACCGTTCAGCTTGCCTTAAGCCAGTACGGCGATGCACTGATCTACGGTATCGATGACAGGGATGATTATGTGCCCGGTGTCCAGCTTAAACAACGGCTGTTTTCGTGGCATGAAGAATCCTTCTATGGAACAGAGCTGACGCTCCAGAATGCCGACGGTGTCGATCTCGTCATTCTGCCTGCCGAGCAGGTTATTCCGTTCTTCGCTGAGCTGAAGCTGCTGCGGCATGTCAGCTGGAGCTGGCAGGGGGATGCGGCCCTGCTGACAGAGCTGGCACCTGTAATCGCCGGGCTCCTGGAGGAGAGAGATTATGCGCCCAGCCTGGAGGCCTACCGCGAAGGCCAGCTGCAGTGGAACTGGGATGACAAGGCACTTGCGCTCCTGGCCGAAGGACGCGGGAATGTGCAGGCGGCGCTGCTGGGCCTGCAGCAGCGTCCGGCCCTGTCCAAAGGGCTGCGTTCCGCCTTCTCGGCGGCGGTGTTCCAGCGCTATTACGGCACGGAGGCCGAAGCCGCAGACCTGCGCAGCGAATATCCGCTGCTGTTCAGCAGCAGCGGCAGCGCCGCCTCAGCCGGCATGGACGATGACAGCTGGCTGATGTCCATCGGGTGGAAGGCGGACATGGCGCCGTTCCGCCCCGCCCTGCAGCTGCTGGAGCCGGACGAGGCCGTCGGCCACTGGCGGCTCCGCCTGCTCCTGCAGGACAAGCGCGATGAATCCGCGCTTGTGCCGCTGCGGCTCACCGGGGACGGCGAGCCGCATGGCCAGTGGCCCGCAGCGTGGACGCCCCACGTCCACGAGCGCGCCTCCGGGTGGCTGTCGCGTCTGCGCGACAGCCTGCCCGGGCACATCGGCCAGGGGCACGATGTGCTGGGCGAACCGCTCGGCGATGACATCGCCTGGCGGTTCCTGACGCAGGACAGCCGGCGCCTGCTGGAAGCCGGCTGGCAGGTGCTGCTGCCGGCGTGGTGGGAAGCCGCCAGCCGCAAAAAGCCGCGCCTGCGCGCCAAGATCAGCTCCGGCGAGGGCAACCGCGGCGGCGCATCGCTGTTCGGGCTGGATGCGCTGGTCGACTTCGACTGGCGCATCTCCATCGGCGACGCCGACCTCTCGGAGGCGGAGTTCGCCGAGCTGGTCGCGCGCGGCGAGCGGCTCGTGCGCTTCAGGGGCAAGTGGATCCCGCTTGACCCGGCCCTCCTGGCCCAGATCCAGCGGGCCATGGCCGGCATGGACAAGTCGCAGGGCCTGTCCTTCCAGGATGTGCTGCAGCTGCACCTGCTCGGCAGCGGCGATGAACAGGAGGCCGCGGAAGCCGCAGCGGAGGACGCAGAGGAAAAGGCCGTCCGCTTCCGGCTGGAGGTCGAGCTGAACGAGCATCTCGTCCGGCTCATCGGCCAGCTCGGCCAGCGTTCCGAATGGCCGAAGCCGCAGGTTCCGGCCGGATTGCATGCCGAGCTGAGAAGCTACCAGCATGAAGGCTTCGCCTGGCTGGCCTTCCTCCGCCGATTTGGCCTCGGTGCTTGTCTGGCCGACGATATGGGCCTCGGCAAAACCGTACAGCTGATCTCCTATCTTCTTCATCTGAAGGAGCTGCAGACCACTGCTGCCTTGGACGGAAGCGCCCAATCAGCAGTGCGGCAGACAGACCCGCCGGACTGGCCCGCGCTGATCATCTGCCCGACCTCCGTACTCGGCAACTGGCAGAAGGAGCTGCGGCGTTTTGCTCCGTCCCTGAATGTGATGCTGCACTACGGAAGCCGCAGGCTGGATGCCGGATATTTCTACGGCGCCGCATCACAGGCTGATGTGGTCCTGACCTCCTATGCCACGGCCGCGCTCGACCAGGAGCTGCTGAAGCAGTTCACCTGGGCGGCCGTCTGCCTGGATGAAGCGCAGAATATCAAGAACGCCGGAACGAAGCAGTCGGCGGCAGTCCGCAGCTTCCCTGCACTGCACCGGATCGCCCTGACCGGCACGCCGATTGAGAACAGGCTCTCCGAGCTGTGGTCGATCTATGATTTCACTAACCCCGGCTATTTGGGCAGCTCCAAGGCGTTCCAGGACCGGTTCGCAAATGCGATTGAGAAGGAACGCAATGCCGAGAAGACTGCTGATCTGCAAAAGCTGGTCAAGCCCTTCATGCTCCGCCGCAAGAAGAAGGACCCGTCGATTCAGCTGGATCTGCCGGATAAGAACGAGATGAAAACCTATGTCCACCTCACGGCTGAACAGGCCGCCTTGTATGACCAGAACGTTAACGGTCTCTTGGAACGGATGCAGAAGCTGGAGGGTATTGAACGTAAAGGGGCTATACTGGCAGCACTGACCAGTCTGAAGCAGCTCTGCGATCATCCGCTGCTGCTGACCAAGGAGGCCCTGTCTGATCCTGATCAGGAGGGCGCGCTGGATACCGCTGCCCTGATTGAACGTTCCGCCAAGCTTGAGCGGCTGGTCGCCATGGTGCGTGAGCTGCGCGAGGAGAACGAGCGCTGCCTGATTTTTACCCAATATGTCGGCATGGGCAAGATGCTGCAGGCTGTACTCCAGCAGGAGCTGCAGGAGCCGGTGCTGTACCTGAACGGCAGCACTTCCAAAAGTGCCCGCGACCGCATGATCGAACAGTTCCAGACGCCGGCACCGCCTGCCGGTTCTCCGGCGGCCTCAGACCTTTCCGGTCAGCCGAATGTGTTCATCCTGTCACTTAAGGCGGGAGGCGTCGGACTGAACCTGACCGCTGCCAATCATGTCTTCCATTTCGACCGCTGGTGGAATCCCGCTGTGGAGAACCAGGCCACAGACCGCGCTTACCGCATGGGCCAGACGCGGGATGTGCAGGTGCACAAGTTCATCTCGCTGGGGACGCTGGAGGAACGCATTGACGAGATGCTGGAGAGCAAGCAGCAGCTCAGCGATGATGTGATTTCAAGCTCCGAGGGCTGGATTACCGAGCTGTCCACGGATGCCCTGAAGGATCTGTTCACGCTGCGGCGGGAGTGGATGGGTTAA
- the hflX gene encoding GTPase HflX, producing MESVQQQAIIVGVELQKETNFAYSMEELRNLAAACNIRVIGELSQKASRINPSHYIGTGKIQELSLLLEDEDTIVIFNDELTPSQIRNLESSLDRQVIDRTILILNIFAERAKTKEAQLQVEVAQLQYMLPRLTGLRESLGRQGGGAGLKNRGAGETKLELDRRRIEERISALQTELQTQVARRQIQRKQRHKNEVPVICLVGYTNTGKSSLMNVMVETYHPGTGKQVFAKDMLFATLETSVRSIKLPDQKTFLLTDTVGFVSQLPHHLVKAFRSTLEEVTEADLLIHVVDISDPQHEQHMAVTAETLKALGADGIPTVYAYNKADLTDKTYPVVEGDSVTLSAKKNSGIAELTGLIRKHVFNDYVQCEILVPFDRGSIVSYFNEHAHVQKISYEEQGTRLLLECRAADYERFRGDFVELQQ from the coding sequence ATGGAATCTGTACAACAACAAGCAATTATTGTCGGCGTGGAGCTGCAGAAAGAAACGAACTTTGCCTATTCTATGGAGGAGCTGCGCAATCTGGCAGCAGCCTGCAATATCAGGGTCATCGGCGAATTAAGCCAGAAGGCCAGCCGGATCAACCCTTCACACTATATCGGCACGGGGAAAATCCAGGAATTGTCCCTGCTGCTGGAAGACGAAGATACGATTGTGATTTTTAATGATGAGCTGACACCCTCCCAGATCCGTAACCTGGAGTCGTCGCTGGACCGTCAGGTGATTGACCGGACAATCCTGATTCTGAACATTTTTGCAGAACGGGCAAAAACCAAGGAAGCCCAGCTTCAGGTGGAAGTAGCCCAGCTCCAGTATATGCTTCCGCGGCTGACCGGACTCCGTGAATCGCTCGGCAGACAGGGCGGCGGAGCCGGCCTCAAGAATAGAGGCGCCGGTGAAACCAAGCTGGAGCTCGACCGCAGACGGATTGAGGAACGAATCTCTGCCCTGCAGACCGAGCTGCAGACCCAGGTTGCCAGACGCCAGATTCAGCGTAAGCAGCGGCATAAGAACGAGGTACCTGTTATCTGTCTCGTAGGTTATACCAACACCGGCAAGTCCAGCCTGATGAATGTTATGGTAGAGACCTATCACCCTGGAACCGGCAAGCAGGTTTTTGCCAAGGATATGCTGTTCGCCACCCTCGAAACTTCGGTACGCAGCATTAAGCTGCCGGATCAGAAGACGTTTCTGTTAACAGATACTGTAGGCTTTGTAAGCCAGCTGCCCCATCATCTGGTCAAAGCATTCCGCTCGACACTTGAAGAAGTGACTGAAGCCGATCTGCTTATTCATGTGGTCGACATTTCCGACCCGCAGCATGAGCAGCATATGGCTGTTACCGCTGAAACGCTGAAGGCGCTTGGCGCAGACGGGATTCCGACCGTATACGCTTATAACAAGGCTGATTTGACTGATAAAACCTACCCGGTTGTTGAGGGAGATTCGGTCACGCTTTCGGCCAAAAAAAATAGCGGAATCGCCGAGCTGACCGGCCTGATCCGCAAGCATGTGTTCAATGATTATGTCCAGTGTGAAATTCTGGTTCCATTCGACCGCGGCAGCATTGTTTCGTATTTTAACGAACATGCGCATGTGCAGAAGATCAGCTACGAAGAGCAGGGCACCAGGCTGCTGCTGGAATGCAGAGCTGCCGACTACGAAAGATTCCGCGGGGACTTCGTTGAGCTTCAGCAATAA
- a CDS encoding protein-glutamine gamma-glutamyltransferase, whose translation MGIGYGIPAASEFERNMREEILSTARVMDAGGTTFSSFKNSRCNPKYWIRTNNGGFQLRNDVRPSDAISDIFENGRLYAFECAMAMVMILYKATIEAIGENAFNRHFTDLFLWDWNYDSNLRMITTFEKSDMQPGDIVYFKNPDHDPEKPEWQGENAVMLGYGLYYGHGLGIKDSEQMIAALNRKRVPGSRISAYLTDEALHPDFAYIQSLATRSGGPGLQKRSAQHAIFSRIGVKSYIK comes from the coding sequence GTGGGGATTGGATATGGCATACCCGCTGCTTCAGAGTTTGAGCGGAATATGCGTGAGGAAATTCTATCGACAGCCAGAGTGATGGATGCTGGCGGCACAACCTTTTCCTCGTTTAAGAACTCCCGCTGCAATCCGAAGTACTGGATCCGGACGAACAATGGAGGATTTCAGCTAAGGAATGATGTAAGACCTTCGGATGCAATCAGCGATATTTTTGAGAATGGAAGACTGTATGCCTTTGAATGTGCAATGGCCATGGTGATGATCCTTTATAAAGCAACAATTGAAGCCATCGGGGAGAACGCCTTCAACCGGCATTTTACGGATCTTTTTCTGTGGGACTGGAATTATGACAGCAATCTGAGGATGATTACAACCTTTGAAAAGTCGGATATGCAGCCGGGGGACATCGTCTATTTCAAGAATCCGGACCATGATCCGGAGAAGCCGGAGTGGCAGGGAGAGAATGCTGTAATGCTGGGGTATGGCCTGTATTACGGGCATGGGCTGGGCATCAAGGACTCCGAGCAGATGATTGCCGCACTGAATAGAAAAAGGGTGCCGGGTAGCCGGATCTCCGCCTATTTAACGGATGAAGCGCTCCACCCCGATTTTGCATACATTCAGTCACTGGCGACCCGCTCCGGCGGGCCTGGTTTGCAGAAGAGAAGTGCACAGCATGCGATTTTCTCGCGCATTGGCGTGAAATCATACATTAAATAA